The nucleotide sequence TATTTATTCTGCATTTGTGCATCTGGTTGAAtcacttgctgctgctgctgctcgtagCCAGTTTGCGGTGGCatttgttgctgatgctgcatctgctgctgctgatgtggtacTTGCTGTTGATGGACATGAGCTCGTCCCGAAGGTGGTGGATCCATGCGTGTCGGCTGACCGGCAGCCGGCTGTTGCACGTACTGCTgttgcatttgctgctgctgtggcacCACTGCCGGCGGAGCCATCTGCTGCTGTGGCACGGCATCCACTGGGGGTATCTGCtgatactgctgctgctgctgctgttgatgatgctgctgctgggtggGAATGGGAGGCGATGCTTGCTGTCCACCAGCTACTGCTCCTCCTACTGCGGCCTGTGGCATGATCTCCCGATCAAGTCCAGAATGGCGGACACGGGACGGTCGAGCAAAAATGTTGGATGCCAGAAAAGCCTCATCGACATCCTGCAAGCCAGAGCGACGCTGGAAGGGATTCTGATTGCGTACGGGGCCGCTGCGGCTTAAAGCGTCCAATGGACTCTTGAGTGGCTGTGATTTATCGTTTGGGTTAATGATTCCGAATGCGGAAAGCAGCATCTTACATTTTCGGTGGCATTGGTATTCCTTGACTGGCTGGGCGTCAGGCTGACCTGACTGACCTGCTTGCGACCCACTGCCGGTGCTACTCCACCACCAGCGGCATGGCGTGACT is from Drosophila melanogaster chromosome 3L and encodes:
- the CG3982 gene encoding uncharacterized protein, with translation MDAKRGNATGARQVGGGGGGGYHASKTSVASRHAAGGGVAPAVGRKQVSQVSLTPSQSRNTNATENPLKSPLDALSRSGPVRNQNPFQRRSGLQDVDEAFLASNIFARPSRVRHSGLDREIMPQAAVGGAVAGGQQASPPIPTQQQHHQQQQQQQYQQIPPVDAVPQQQMAPPAVVPQQQQMQQQYVQQPAAGQPTRMDPPPSGRAHVHQQQVPHQQQQMQHQQQMPPQTGYEQQQQQVIQPDAQMQNKYANQQQQQHQLQPQHQSPLNGYPSQPPNAVAPQATMPTTGGGAAPAPGATGGSNAPRENAGGSAAPAEAEMCTTCPNCQTTIYLVRSPELGHGDAGLPVQ